One genomic window of Arachis stenosperma cultivar V10309 chromosome 10, arast.V10309.gnm1.PFL2, whole genome shotgun sequence includes the following:
- the LOC130957066 gene encoding uncharacterized protein LOC130957066 codes for MTHLLRAIEDLGMRHMEGQEQILHIQSNWMRQQEEWQKQHMEQQQEQYSQLTQAIHQVTEREERKDKRLQELNQWQLAQMKSFNEFNVLNEGRQLHREQFNVNTQSRLNYMSSNMHHLHYAIPIYDEVQKGFVEQEERKVKQQKDTLKKKMEDAGFWKKLLGKGKGSGSTSTQEKHQEDKQEGEHGQPHE; via the coding sequence ATGACTCACCTTCTAAGAGCCATTGAAGATTTGGGAATGAGACATATGGAGGGACAAGAGCAAATACTTCACATTCAGTCCAACTGGATGAGACAACAAGAAGAGTGGCAGAAACAACACATGGAGCAGCAACAGGAGCAATATTCCCAACTCACTCAAGCCATCCACCAAGTTACTGAGAGGGAAGAGCGTAAAGATAAACGCCTTCAAGAACTCAACCAGTGGCAACTAGCTCAAATGAAATCATTCAATGAGTTCAATGTGCTGAATGAAGGAAGGCAGTTACATAGGGAGCAGTTCAACGTAAACACTCAGTCCAGGTTGAACTACATGTCCAGCAATATGCATCATCTACATTATGCCATTCCCATATATGATGAGGTCCAAAAAGGGTTTGTTGAACAAGAAGAAAGGAAGGTGAAACAGCAGAAGGACACactaaagaagaagatggaagatGCTGGCTTCTGGAAGAAACTGCTTGGGAAAGGCAAAGGAAGTGGGAGCACAAGCACTCAAGAAAAACACCAAGAGGACAAGCAAGAAGGAGAGCATGGGCAACCACATgagtaa